The proteins below are encoded in one region of Metabacillus dongyingensis:
- a CDS encoding S8 family serine peptidase, translating to MGRKCTISFIFFMLISFSAQAKTIPAIPKESPNKTETIMIVVEKEHAEAVSRKITQSYPNVHIRRTYKKVFSGFTVEGKHKDLTAIQKEPHVLHASPVTAYYADIEESVPFIGGNEVRGKFDSHHKRLTGKGVKVGIIDTGIDYTHPDLFRSYHGGSDLIDGDSDPMETKATDGTETLHGTHVAGIIAANGKLQGVAPEAEIIAYRALGPGGYGTSEQVIAAIEKAIEDKVDVLNLSLGNTVNGPDWPTSLALDRAVEYGIVAVTSSGNSGPGVWTIGSPGTSSKSISVGASTPPQKIPYLKLSGTGKMVPITALAGSKEWDLNQGEEIVFAGIGEEHQYKSDMKGKIVLVERGKITFTEKALFAEKVGAKAIIIYNNMKGNFAGNLEIEVGIPVVSISKEDGSWLKKQLGNGALVRTFYQNESDQLADFSSRGPVTYTWEIKPDVVAPGVAIDSTVPKGYLSLQGTSMSAPHVAGASALLKQAHPDWNPEQIKAALMNSAEPLKDKEGVYYEPTAQGTGRIDLTRALETEALLYPGSLSFGQVPLHGDRIRKKVKLTLDNQSDEKKAYTFKYPPYTKGLQWGIPQKVEVEPKQKKDVFVTLDIYSNGMEAGLHHGWMDVEAGGRIEKLPYLYVVDEPDYPRVMGFEFGFGDTAGTYKYEFYLPGGADEMGIALYDPDTLRFEGFLDWGRNLQRGVVRKTFKKDELKLKEGLYKAVIFARKGNKEDTMETDLILEDSEGKKR from the coding sequence ATGGGCCGAAAATGCACGATTTCTTTTATATTTTTCATGCTGATTTCTTTTTCAGCACAGGCAAAAACTATCCCTGCTATTCCTAAGGAATCACCAAATAAGACAGAAACAATCATGATTGTAGTTGAAAAAGAACATGCAGAGGCCGTATCCCGAAAAATAACGCAATCTTATCCAAATGTTCACATTCGCCGTACCTATAAAAAAGTATTCAGCGGCTTCACAGTTGAAGGAAAGCATAAAGACCTGACAGCTATTCAGAAAGAACCCCATGTATTGCACGCGAGCCCGGTTACAGCCTATTATGCCGACATTGAAGAAAGTGTCCCGTTTATCGGCGGTAATGAAGTTCGCGGAAAATTCGATTCTCACCATAAAAGGCTGACAGGCAAGGGAGTGAAGGTCGGCATTATTGATACAGGGATAGATTATACGCATCCGGATTTGTTCCGCAGCTATCACGGCGGATCAGATCTCATTGACGGTGACAGTGATCCGATGGAAACAAAAGCGACTGATGGAACGGAAACACTGCACGGTACACATGTGGCCGGAATCATTGCAGCGAATGGAAAACTTCAGGGTGTAGCACCGGAAGCGGAAATCATCGCCTACCGGGCGCTTGGTCCTGGAGGATACGGTACTAGTGAACAAGTGATAGCAGCAATTGAAAAGGCCATTGAAGATAAAGTGGATGTCTTAAACTTATCGCTTGGGAATACAGTCAATGGACCTGACTGGCCTACAAGTCTCGCTTTGGATCGTGCAGTTGAATACGGAATTGTAGCCGTGACATCAAGCGGGAATTCAGGTCCCGGAGTCTGGACAATCGGCTCTCCCGGAACTTCAAGTAAATCCATTTCTGTCGGGGCATCTACACCTCCGCAAAAAATACCTTATTTAAAGCTTAGCGGTACTGGAAAAATGGTTCCAATTACAGCCCTTGCAGGGTCAAAAGAGTGGGACCTTAATCAAGGGGAAGAAATCGTCTTTGCCGGCATCGGTGAAGAACATCAGTATAAATCGGATATGAAAGGGAAAATTGTTCTTGTAGAGAGAGGAAAGATTACGTTTACTGAAAAAGCCCTTTTTGCGGAAAAAGTTGGAGCCAAGGCTATTATCATTTACAACAACATGAAAGGTAACTTTGCGGGAAACCTTGAAATTGAAGTAGGTATTCCGGTTGTCTCTATTTCAAAAGAGGATGGTTCTTGGCTTAAAAAACAATTGGGCAATGGGGCGCTTGTTCGAACATTCTATCAGAATGAGTCCGATCAGCTGGCAGATTTCAGCTCAAGAGGTCCGGTTACTTATACGTGGGAAATCAAGCCGGATGTCGTGGCTCCCGGAGTGGCAATTGACAGCACAGTTCCGAAAGGGTATTTAAGTCTTCAGGGAACAAGTATGTCAGCGCCGCATGTTGCAGGAGCAAGTGCTCTCTTAAAACAGGCGCATCCTGATTGGAACCCGGAGCAAATCAAAGCTGCCTTAATGAATTCAGCAGAGCCATTGAAAGACAAGGAGGGAGTCTACTATGAACCAACCGCGCAGGGAACGGGGAGAATCGATTTAACACGTGCACTGGAAACAGAAGCGCTTCTCTATCCCGGTTCATTGTCATTCGGACAAGTTCCCCTGCACGGTGACCGTATCCGGAAAAAAGTGAAGCTGACTCTTGATAATCAGTCTGATGAAAAAAAGGCTTACACATTTAAATATCCCCCTTACACAAAAGGGCTTCAATGGGGGATCCCGCAAAAAGTAGAGGTAGAACCAAAACAGAAAAAGGATGTATTCGTAACTTTGGATATTTATTCAAATGGAATGGAAGCGGGACTTCATCATGGATGGATGGATGTGGAGGCAGGCGGCCGAATCGAAAAGCTTCCTTATCTATATGTAGTAGATGAACCGGATTACCCCCGTGTGATGGGATTTGAATTTGGATTCGGTGATACAGCAGGAACGTATAAGTACGAGTTTTATCTGCCGGGCGGAGCAGACGAAATGGGAATTGCCCTGTATGACCCGGATACACTCAGATTTGAGGGCTTTCTTGACTGGGGCAGGAATCTTCAAAGAGGAGTTGTCAGGAAGACGTTTAAAAAGGATGAGCTAAAGCTGAAAGAGGGACTCTATAAAGCGGTCATTTTTGCAAGAAAAGGCAACAAGGAAGATACAATGGAAACAGATCTTATCCTAGAAGACTCTGAGGGAAAAAAGCGGTAA
- the rpiB gene encoding ribose 5-phosphate isomerase B, which yields MKIAIASDHGGLNLREEIKQLMDEMKIQYEDFGCECETSVDYPDYALPVAEKVASGEFDRGILICGTGIGMSISANKVKGIRCALVHDTFSAKATREHNNSNMLAMGERVIGPGLAREIARIWLTTEFEGGRHENRVSKITAFENKLQG from the coding sequence ATGAAGATTGCAATTGCTTCTGACCATGGCGGACTGAATCTCCGCGAGGAAATCAAGCAGCTGATGGATGAAATGAAAATACAGTATGAAGATTTTGGCTGTGAATGCGAAACGTCTGTAGATTATCCGGACTATGCGCTTCCGGTAGCAGAAAAAGTGGCAAGCGGGGAATTTGACCGCGGAATTTTGATTTGCGGCACGGGCATCGGCATGAGCATTTCTGCCAATAAAGTAAAAGGGATCCGCTGCGCGCTTGTACATGATACATTCAGTGCAAAAGCAACTAGAGAGCACAATAACAGCAATATGCTTGCTATGGGCGAGCGTGTTATCGGTCCTGGTCTGGCCCGTGAAATTGCAAGAATCTGGCTGACAACCGAATTTGAAGGCGGAAGACACGAAAATCGCGTCAGCAAAATCACTGCATTTGAAAATAAACTGCAGGGGTGA
- a CDS encoding ATP synthase subunit I, whose amino-acid sequence MFDLHQMYHRYRKYMFYLLSFYAVGWGFTGYQSVFLGLALGTALSLFNLWSMVRKQVQFGEAIQQNRKVRSLGTASRLASAGLAALLAIKFPEYLNMVSVIIGLMTVYIVIMIDYVFQHSRA is encoded by the coding sequence ATGTTTGATTTGCACCAGATGTACCACAGATATCGCAAGTATATGTTCTACTTATTGTCCTTTTATGCCGTAGGCTGGGGATTTACCGGGTATCAGTCTGTCTTTTTGGGACTGGCGCTTGGAACAGCACTCAGTTTGTTCAACTTATGGTCAATGGTGCGCAAGCAAGTTCAGTTCGGTGAAGCGATTCAGCAGAATAGGAAGGTCAGGTCATTGGGCACTGCATCCCGATTGGCGTCAGCTGGTTTAGCTGCCCTGCTCGCGATCAAGTTTCCCGAATATCTGAATATGGTTAGTGTCATTATTGGATTAATGACAGTTTATATTGTCATTATGATAGATTATGTTTTTCAACACTCACGCGCTTAG
- the upp gene encoding uracil phosphoribosyltransferase — protein MGKVYVFDHPLIQHKLTYIRDVKTGTKEFRELVDEVASLMMFEITRDMPLEEVEVETPVQVAKSKVLAGKKLAIVPILRAGLGMVDGIIKLIPAAKVGHVGLYRDPETLKPIEYYVKLPSDVEEREFIVVDPMLATGGSAVEAINSVKKRGAKNIKFMCLIAAPEGVEIVKEAHPDVDIYIAALDEKLNDHGYIVPGLGDAGDRMFGTK, from the coding sequence ATGGGCAAAGTATACGTTTTTGATCATCCACTTATTCAGCATAAGCTAACATATATCCGTGATGTAAAGACAGGTACGAAAGAATTTCGTGAGCTTGTTGATGAAGTTGCGAGCTTGATGATGTTTGAAATTACAAGAGACATGCCGCTTGAAGAAGTGGAAGTTGAAACACCGGTGCAAGTAGCAAAATCAAAGGTTTTGGCTGGCAAAAAGCTTGCGATTGTCCCTATTCTCCGAGCTGGTCTTGGAATGGTTGACGGAATCATTAAACTGATCCCGGCTGCAAAAGTTGGACATGTAGGGTTATACCGCGATCCAGAGACGTTAAAGCCGATCGAGTATTATGTGAAACTCCCTTCTGACGTGGAAGAGCGCGAATTTATCGTTGTTGATCCAATGCTTGCAACAGGCGGATCTGCTGTTGAAGCAATCAACAGTGTGAAAAAACGCGGCGCTAAAAATATCAAATTCATGTGTTTAATCGCGGCTCCAGAAGGTGTGGAGATTGTGAAGGAAGCACATCCTGATGTTGATATTTACATTGCAGCACTTGATGAAAAATTAAATGATCATGGATATATTGTCCCTGGCCTAGGTGATGCCGGAGACCGCATGTTCGGAACGAAATAA
- a CDS encoding low molecular weight protein arginine phosphatase: MINILFVCTGNTCRSPMAEALLNHMKENDLLSVKSAGVFASDGSDASIHAKQALDEKGIVCNHRSALLNEEHIRWATYILTMTDSHKELIFERYPQAIEKTFTLSEFVMEGEQNRRDVMDPFGGSIEIYRMTREDLEKMIMLLIKKLEN, translated from the coding sequence ATGATTAATATCCTTTTTGTTTGTACCGGAAATACATGCAGAAGCCCAATGGCCGAAGCATTATTGAATCATATGAAAGAAAACGATCTCCTATCGGTCAAATCTGCAGGTGTGTTTGCAAGTGACGGAAGTGATGCTTCCATTCATGCAAAACAGGCCCTTGATGAAAAAGGAATTGTATGCAATCACCGGTCGGCCCTTTTGAATGAAGAGCACATCCGTTGGGCAACGTACATTTTAACAATGACTGACAGCCATAAAGAGCTGATATTTGAACGATATCCGCAGGCGATCGAAAAAACCTTTACTCTATCTGAATTTGTGATGGAGGGTGAACAGAATCGGCGCGATGTCATGGATCCGTTCGGAGGTTCAATTGAGATTTACAGAATGACCCGTGAAGATTTAGAAAAAATGATTATGCTTCTGATTAAGAAATTAGAAAATTAA
- a CDS encoding manganese efflux pump MntP family protein, with amino-acid sequence MNIEALIGELITLFMMAFALGMDAFSVGLGMGLIKLRLREIFYIGLTIGLFHLWMPLAGMWIGKVLSSTFGNIASIAGGALLILLGVQMIFASFKKDNEPMITPVGFGLLFFALSVSLDSFSVGLSLGIYGARTFLTIAMFGLVSMVLTWIGLLIGRRVQNWLGTYGEALGGSILLGFGLKLIFPI; translated from the coding sequence ATGAATATAGAGGCATTAATTGGGGAACTCATTACCTTATTTATGATGGCATTTGCACTTGGAATGGATGCTTTTTCAGTCGGGCTTGGGATGGGGCTGATTAAACTCCGGTTAAGGGAGATTTTTTATATTGGTCTGACGATTGGTCTGTTCCATTTATGGATGCCTCTTGCCGGAATGTGGATCGGAAAAGTGCTTTCCAGTACGTTTGGGAATATTGCCTCGATTGCAGGCGGTGCTCTGCTGATCCTTCTCGGAGTGCAGATGATTTTCGCTTCATTTAAAAAAGATAATGAACCTATGATTACGCCGGTAGGCTTTGGGCTCCTTTTTTTTGCGCTCAGCGTAAGCCTGGACAGCTTTTCAGTCGGTTTAAGTCTTGGAATTTACGGTGCAAGAACGTTCCTGACAATCGCAATGTTCGGCCTTGTCAGCATGGTGCTCACATGGATTGGCCTTCTGATTGGAAGAAGAGTTCAAAACTGGCTAGGTACATACGGTGAAGCTCTTGGCGGAAGCATTCTATTAGGTTTTGGCCTGAAGCTGATTTTTCCAATATAG
- a CDS encoding TIGR01440 family protein — MTTIGEWKKQLRTMLADLEEQSSFRAGNIFVVGCSTSEVIGEKIGTAGTIEAAEMIFEELKAFKERTGMHLAFQCCEHLNRALVVEHETAASYNLEAVTVTPVRAAGGAMATYAYSAFKEPVVVEFIKADGGIDIGDTFIGMHLLHVAVPVRSSVNQVGHAHVTMAKTRPKLIGGERAVYAAMEENRKCT; from the coding sequence ATGACAACGATTGGGGAGTGGAAGAAACAGCTGCGTACGATGCTCGCTGATTTAGAAGAGCAGTCTTCCTTTCGCGCGGGAAACATCTTTGTGGTTGGCTGCAGCACGAGTGAAGTGATTGGAGAAAAGATAGGTACGGCAGGTACGATTGAAGCCGCAGAAATGATTTTTGAAGAATTAAAGGCGTTTAAAGAACGAACAGGCATGCATCTTGCTTTTCAATGCTGCGAGCATTTGAACAGAGCTTTAGTAGTTGAGCATGAGACAGCTGCTTCCTATAACCTTGAAGCAGTAACAGTTACACCTGTCCGAGCGGCTGGCGGAGCGATGGCGACATATGCTTATTCAGCTTTTAAAGAGCCTGTTGTGGTTGAATTCATTAAAGCTGACGGCGGCATTGATATCGGTGATACTTTTATCGGCATGCATCTTTTGCATGTTGCGGTTCCGGTCAGGAGCTCTGTAAATCAGGTTGGACATGCTCATGTTACAATGGCAAAGACACGTCCGAAGCTGATCGGCGGAGAAAGAGCCGTGTATGCAGCCATGGAAGAAAACAGGAAGTGCACGTAA
- a CDS encoding alpha-amylase family glycosyl hydrolase, with amino-acid sequence MLKKAMSLTVGFVLIFSLYGPFADNYANASTDNKVNYSNDVIYQIMTDRFSDGNANNNPTGSLFSADCSNLRKYCGGDWQGIINKLNDGYFTDMGITALWISQPVENVYSVLNDTAGTTSYHGYWARDFKKTNPFFGTMQEFQTLINTAHQKGIKVIIDFAPNHTSPASEDTPSYMENGRLYDNGSLVGGYSNDAKDLFHHNGGTDFSSIEDGIYRNLYDLADFNHQNPTVDKYLKDSVKLWLDMGIDGIRVDAVKHMPFGWQKTFMETIYSYKPVFTFGEWFLGENEVDQNYYNFANTAGMSLLDFRFGQKLRQVLRNGSDNWNGFNSMITESEAKYEQAADQVTFLDNHDMDRFHFDGADVKNTDLALAVMLTSRGVPNVYYGTEQYMTGNGDPNNRKKQTSFNKTTKAYQIISKLAALRKSNQALGYGKTKERWINNDVYIYERTFGKDVVLVAVNKSKTASYNITNLTTALSAGSYSDQLTSLLNGNSLSVGSGGAVSAFDLSPGEAGVYSSNGTAAAPAIGQIGPVMAVPGSTITISGESFGTSVGSVKVGTGNAAVLSWSNTEIRAQVPVLAGGNYQVSVTSSGGAVSNTYGPVEVLSGKQSSVRFIVNNATTSPGQSVYIVGNVSELGNWDAAKAIGPMYNQVITKYPGWYYDVSVPAGRNVEFKFIKKDASGNVVWESGANHFYTTPSSGPGTSISNFQN; translated from the coding sequence ATGTTAAAAAAAGCAATGAGTTTAACAGTTGGTTTTGTTCTTATTTTTAGTTTGTATGGACCGTTTGCGGATAATTATGCAAACGCTTCCACTGATAATAAAGTAAACTATTCGAACGATGTTATCTATCAGATTATGACGGATCGATTCAGTGATGGGAACGCTAATAACAACCCGACAGGCAGCTTGTTCAGCGCAGACTGCTCGAATTTAAGAAAATACTGCGGCGGTGACTGGCAGGGAATTATTAATAAATTGAATGACGGATATTTCACGGATATGGGGATTACGGCGTTATGGATATCTCAGCCTGTTGAAAATGTTTATTCCGTTTTGAATGATACAGCAGGCACGACATCCTATCATGGATATTGGGCGAGGGATTTTAAAAAGACAAACCCTTTTTTTGGCACGATGCAAGAGTTTCAGACCCTTATCAATACAGCACATCAAAAGGGAATAAAGGTCATTATTGATTTTGCGCCAAATCACACCTCTCCAGCATCTGAAGACACTCCATCTTATATGGAAAACGGAAGGCTATATGATAACGGATCGCTTGTTGGCGGCTATTCAAACGATGCGAAAGACTTATTCCATCATAATGGCGGAACGGATTTTTCTTCTATTGAAGATGGAATTTACAGAAATCTCTATGATCTGGCAGATTTCAACCATCAGAACCCGACAGTGGATAAATACTTAAAGGATTCTGTGAAGCTTTGGCTCGATATGGGAATCGACGGTATCAGGGTAGATGCAGTAAAGCACATGCCGTTCGGCTGGCAAAAGACCTTTATGGAAACCATCTACAGCTATAAACCGGTGTTTACGTTCGGAGAATGGTTCCTTGGGGAAAATGAGGTGGATCAAAATTATTATAACTTTGCCAACACCGCAGGAATGTCACTTCTTGATTTCCGTTTTGGCCAAAAACTGAGACAGGTATTGAGAAACGGCTCTGACAACTGGAATGGCTTTAACTCGATGATTACTGAGTCGGAAGCGAAGTATGAACAGGCTGCCGATCAGGTTACCTTCCTCGATAACCACGATATGGACCGCTTTCACTTTGACGGGGCGGATGTAAAAAATACAGATCTTGCTTTAGCTGTCATGCTCACTTCAAGAGGTGTGCCGAACGTTTATTACGGAACCGAGCAATATATGACAGGCAATGGAGACCCGAACAACCGGAAAAAACAAACATCGTTCAATAAAACAACAAAGGCCTATCAGATTATCAGCAAGCTTGCAGCCCTGCGTAAATCGAACCAGGCTTTAGGCTACGGAAAGACAAAAGAAAGATGGATTAATAATGATGTCTATATCTATGAAAGAACATTTGGCAAAGATGTAGTATTGGTAGCAGTGAATAAAAGCAAAACAGCATCTTACAATATAACAAATCTCACAACGGCCCTGTCTGCAGGGAGTTATTCTGATCAGCTGACTTCCTTATTGAATGGCAATAGTTTATCAGTGGGCAGCGGAGGAGCTGTTTCTGCATTTGACCTTTCACCAGGGGAAGCAGGCGTCTATTCTTCCAACGGAACCGCAGCCGCACCGGCAATCGGTCAAATCGGACCGGTCATGGCAGTGCCTGGAAGCACCATCACAATCAGCGGAGAATCCTTCGGCACATCTGTTGGTTCAGTGAAGGTTGGAACAGGAAATGCAGCCGTATTATCCTGGTCTAATACAGAAATTCGTGCACAGGTGCCAGTTTTAGCTGGAGGCAATTATCAGGTGTCTGTCACTTCATCCGGAGGGGCTGTAAGCAATACGTACGGTCCAGTTGAGGTTTTATCCGGAAAGCAGTCATCTGTACGGTTTATAGTGAACAATGCAACAACTAGTCCTGGCCAGTCAGTATATATAGTAGGAAATGTAAGCGAGCTTGGAAACTGGGATGCAGCGAAGGCTATTGGACCGATGTATAACCAGGTAATCACAAAGTATCCGGGCTGGTATTATGACGTCAGCGTGCCGGCTGGCCGTAATGTTGAATTTAAGTTTATTAAAAAGGATGCAAGCGGAAATGTTGTCTGGGAAAGCGGAGCGAACCATTTTTACACGACCCCATCAAGCGGACCGGGGACATCTATTTCTAATTTCCAGAACTAA
- a CDS encoding AtpZ/AtpI family protein, whose amino-acid sequence MRKKERHPMQAMALMTGILSQLVGSTLIGIFSGRWLDRYFQTEPLFMIIGLFIGLGIGISAMIKLVHHFFSGD is encoded by the coding sequence ATGCGCAAAAAAGAGCGTCATCCAATGCAGGCCATGGCACTAATGACAGGCATTCTATCTCAGCTAGTCGGTTCAACACTAATTGGCATCTTTTCAGGAAGATGGCTCGACCGATATTTCCAGACTGAACCGCTTTTTATGATCATAGGACTGTTCATTGGGCTCGGAATCGGTATTTCCGCGATGATCAAGCTAGTCCACCACTTTTTTTCAGGAGACTGA
- the glyA gene encoding serine hydroxymethyltransferase — protein MKHLSKQDTSVFEAIQDELQRQRTKIELIASENFVTEAVMEAQGSVLTNKYAEGYPGRRYYGGCEHVDVVENIARDRAKEIFGAEHVNVQPHSGAQANMAVYFTILEQGDTVLGMNLSHGGHLTHGSPVNFSGVQYNFVEYGVDQETHRINYEDVLEKARLHKPKLIVAGASAYPRAIDFKKFREIADEVGAYFMVDMAHIAGLVAAGLHQNPVPYADFVTTTTHKTLRGPRGGMILCKEEFAKKIDKSIFPGIQGGPLMHVIAAKAVSFGEVLQDDFKTYASNIIANANRLAESLKNQGLTLVSDGTDNHLILIDVRSLNLTGKIAEKVLDDIGITVNKNTIPFDPESPFVTSGVRIGTAAVTSRGFGLEDMDEIAAIMGLALSNPEDEAKLEEAKNRVEALTSKFSLYV, from the coding sequence ATGAAACATTTAAGCAAGCAGGATACAAGTGTATTTGAAGCAATTCAGGATGAATTACAGCGTCAGCGCACGAAAATCGAATTGATTGCTTCTGAAAACTTTGTGACAGAAGCCGTAATGGAAGCTCAAGGATCTGTCCTTACGAACAAATATGCAGAAGGATACCCTGGCCGACGTTATTACGGAGGCTGTGAGCATGTGGATGTTGTAGAAAATATCGCTAGAGACCGTGCAAAAGAAATTTTCGGTGCAGAGCATGTTAACGTGCAGCCTCATTCAGGTGCACAGGCAAACATGGCTGTGTACTTCACAATCCTTGAACAGGGTGATACAGTTCTTGGCATGAACTTATCTCATGGCGGTCACTTAACTCACGGAAGCCCTGTTAACTTCAGCGGCGTGCAATACAATTTCGTTGAGTATGGTGTGGATCAAGAAACACATCGCATTAACTATGAAGATGTATTAGAAAAAGCCCGCTTGCATAAGCCGAAGCTTATTGTTGCAGGAGCAAGTGCATATCCTCGTGCAATTGATTTCAAGAAATTCCGTGAAATTGCGGATGAAGTCGGAGCTTATTTCATGGTAGACATGGCTCATATTGCAGGACTTGTAGCGGCAGGCCTGCATCAAAATCCTGTTCCTTATGCTGATTTTGTTACAACAACAACACATAAAACATTGCGAGGACCTCGCGGCGGTATGATTCTCTGCAAAGAAGAATTCGCTAAAAAGATTGATAAGTCGATTTTTCCTGGAATCCAAGGCGGACCGCTTATGCATGTTATTGCTGCAAAAGCTGTTTCATTTGGAGAAGTCCTTCAAGACGACTTCAAAACATATGCATCTAACATCATTGCTAATGCAAATCGTCTTGCTGAAAGCTTGAAGAACCAAGGATTAACGCTAGTATCAGACGGAACAGACAATCACTTGATTTTAATTGATGTTCGTTCTTTGAATCTGACTGGCAAAATTGCAGAAAAAGTGTTGGATGATATCGGAATTACAGTGAACAAAAACACGATTCCTTTTGATCCGGAAAGTCCATTCGTGACAAGCGGAGTCCGCATCGGTACTGCTGCTGTAACAAGCAGAGGCTTCGGTCTTGAAGATATGGATGAAATCGCTGCGATCATGGGTCTTGCTCTAAGCAACCCTGAAGATGAAGCAAAATTAGAAGAAGCAAAGAACAGAGTAGAAGCTTTAACTTCTAAGTTTTCTTTGTATGTATAA
- a CDS encoding undecaprenyl-diphosphate phosphatase → MNLWEIFVAVVLGIVEGLTEFAPVSSTGHMIIFDDLLFQSKDLFGAPVANTFKIVIQLGSILAVVIIFRERFISLLGLKKESAEEKRTKLKLTQVIVGLLPAAVLGLLFEDYIDEYLFSIHTVLIGLVIGAFLMLAADFVQRKRTITTETVDKITYKQALLVGLIQCLSLWPGFSRSGSTISGGVMLGMNHRTASDFTFIMAVPIMAGASGLSLLKNWEHFTLDALPFFIAGFISAFVVALISIRFFLSLINKIKLVPFAIYRIILAAVIYFVFL, encoded by the coding sequence TTGAATTTATGGGAGATTTTTGTTGCTGTTGTATTAGGAATTGTGGAAGGTTTAACGGAATTTGCTCCAGTATCCTCTACTGGACATATGATTATATTTGATGATTTGCTGTTTCAATCGAAAGACCTTTTTGGTGCACCTGTTGCAAATACGTTTAAAATCGTGATTCAGCTAGGATCCATTCTTGCGGTCGTCATTATTTTCAGAGAGCGTTTTATCAGCTTGCTCGGTCTGAAAAAAGAATCAGCTGAAGAAAAACGAACAAAGTTAAAATTAACACAAGTCATCGTAGGTTTGCTGCCTGCTGCTGTTCTTGGTCTTCTATTTGAAGATTATATCGATGAATATTTATTTTCTATCCATACAGTTTTAATTGGCTTAGTAATTGGCGCGTTCTTGATGCTGGCTGCTGATTTCGTTCAGCGCAAAAGAACCATTACAACAGAAACCGTGGATAAAATCACATACAAACAGGCTCTGCTTGTAGGGCTGATCCAATGTTTATCGTTATGGCCAGGATTTTCGCGTTCCGGATCGACGATTTCCGGCGGCGTTATGCTTGGCATGAATCATAGAACTGCTTCTGACTTCACCTTCATCATGGCCGTGCCAATTATGGCAGGTGCAAGCGGACTGTCGCTTCTTAAGAATTGGGAGCACTTCACGCTGGACGCACTTCCATTCTTTATTGCAGGTTTTATCAGCGCATTCGTTGTCGCTTTAATTTCAATTCGTTTCTTCCTGTCCCTTATCAACAAAATTAAATTAGTGCCGTTTGCCATTTACCGCATTATTTTAGCAGCAGTGATTTATTTTGTATTTCTATAA